The following proteins are co-located in the Microbacterium immunditiarum genome:
- a CDS encoding amino acid ABC transporter ATP-binding protein: protein MTDVQKHYGDFQALEDINLTVNRGEVVVVIGPSGSGKSTLCRTINRLETITSGTITIDGKELPKEGKALAALRADVGMVFQSFNLFSHLTILDNVTLGPTRVKGVKKADAERAAQTLLERVGVAQQASKLPAQLSGGQQQRVAIARALAMNPKVMLFDEPTSALDPEMINEVLDVMVNLAQEGMTMIVVTHEMGFARKAADRVVFMADGQIVEEATPDEFFTNPQSARAKDFLSKLITH from the coding sequence ATGACCGATGTGCAGAAGCACTACGGCGACTTCCAGGCGCTCGAAGACATCAACCTCACCGTCAACCGGGGCGAGGTCGTCGTCGTGATCGGGCCCTCGGGGTCGGGCAAGTCGACGCTGTGCCGCACGATCAATCGACTCGAGACGATCACGAGCGGCACCATCACGATCGACGGCAAGGAGCTTCCGAAAGAGGGCAAGGCACTCGCGGCGCTGCGCGCCGACGTGGGCATGGTCTTCCAGTCGTTCAACCTCTTCTCGCACCTCACGATCCTCGACAACGTGACTCTCGGGCCTACCAGGGTGAAGGGCGTGAAGAAGGCGGATGCCGAGCGCGCAGCGCAGACGCTGCTCGAGCGCGTCGGGGTGGCGCAGCAGGCGTCGAAGCTGCCGGCGCAGCTCTCCGGCGGTCAGCAGCAGCGCGTCGCGATCGCGCGCGCTCTCGCGATGAACCCGAAGGTCATGCTCTTCGACGAGCCGACGAGCGCCCTCGACCCCGAGATGATCAACGAGGTGCTCGACGTCATGGTGAACCTCGCGCAGGAGGGCATGACGATGATCGTGGTCACCCACGAGATGGGCTTCGCCCGCAAGGCGGCCGATCGCGTCGTGTTCATGGCTGACGGACAGATCGTCGAAGAGGCGACCCCCGACGAGTTCTTCACGAACCCCCAGAGCGCGCGTGCGAAGGACTTCCTCTCGAAGCTCATCACGCACTGA
- a CDS encoding TrmH family RNA methyltransferase, translating to MLENPRSPRVRAVAKLTKRSARQETGLFLLEGPQAAREALAYRPDTLVEVFATPTALERHPDLRDTARDAGVEIVFTTEAVLDAMADTVTPQGIVAVARQSPTSVREVFASTPRLVAICEEVRDPGNLGTIIRAADAAGADAVVLTGRTVDPYNPKVVRATTGSLFHLPVAVGVDLATAVERAHAVGVRVIAADVGGEDFLEARRLLAEPTAWLFGNEARGLDEEALALADLALRLPIYGEAESLNLATAASVCLYETAFAQRAQA from the coding sequence GTGCTCGAGAACCCGCGTTCGCCGCGCGTGCGCGCGGTCGCGAAGCTGACCAAGCGCAGCGCCCGTCAGGAGACCGGGCTGTTCCTCCTGGAGGGGCCGCAGGCCGCGCGGGAGGCGCTCGCCTACCGTCCCGACACGCTCGTCGAGGTCTTCGCGACGCCTACTGCGCTCGAGCGTCACCCCGACCTGCGCGACACCGCGCGCGACGCCGGCGTCGAGATCGTCTTCACGACCGAGGCCGTCCTCGACGCGATGGCCGACACCGTGACTCCGCAGGGGATCGTCGCCGTCGCACGGCAATCGCCGACGTCAGTGCGCGAGGTGTTCGCCTCTACCCCGCGCCTCGTCGCGATCTGCGAGGAGGTGCGCGACCCGGGCAACCTCGGCACGATCATCCGCGCCGCCGACGCGGCCGGCGCCGACGCGGTCGTGCTGACGGGGCGCACCGTCGATCCCTACAACCCCAAGGTCGTGCGCGCGACGACGGGGTCGCTCTTCCACCTTCCGGTCGCCGTCGGCGTCGACCTCGCGACCGCTGTCGAGCGCGCCCACGCGGTCGGCGTGCGGGTCATCGCGGCGGATGTCGGGGGTGAGGACTTCCTCGAGGCGCGGAGGCTGCTCGCGGAGCCCACGGCGTGGCTGTTCGGCAATGAGGCGCGCGGGCTCGACGAGGAGGCCCTCGCCCTTGCGGATCTCGCGCTGCGGCTCCCCATCTACGGCGAGGCCGAGTCGCTCAACCTCGCGACCGCCGCGAGCGTGTGCCTCTACGAGACGGCCTTCGCCCAGCGCGCGCAGGCCTGA
- the rplT gene encoding 50S ribosomal protein L20 has translation MARVKRAVNAHKKRRVILERASGYRGQRSRLYRKAKEQVTHSLVYAYRDRRKRKGDFRRLWIQRINAAARQNGITYNRFIQGLGLAGVQVDRRMLAELAVNEPKTFASLVETAKKALPADVNAPKSA, from the coding sequence ATGGCTAGAGTCAAGCGGGCTGTCAACGCCCACAAGAAGCGTCGCGTCATCCTCGAGCGCGCCTCGGGTTACCGGGGTCAGCGTTCGCGCCTGTACCGCAAGGCGAAGGAGCAGGTCACACACTCGCTCGTCTACGCGTACCGCGACCGCCGCAAGCGCAAGGGCGACTTCCGTCGTCTGTGGATCCAGCGCATCAACGCCGCCGCGCGTCAGAACGGCATCACGTACAACCGCTTCATCCAGGGCCTCGGCCTCGCGGGTGTGCAGGTCGACCGCCGCATGCTCGCCGAGCTCGCGGTGAACGAGCCCAAGACGTTCGCGTCGCTCGTCGAGACCGCCAAGAAGGCACTGCCGGCCGACGTCAACGCTCCGAAGAGCGCCTGA
- the rpmI gene encoding 50S ribosomal protein L35, which produces MPKQKTHSGAKKRFKVTGSGKLMKQQANLRHNFEGKPTRRTRRLSQDQVLAKGDAKVAKKLLGR; this is translated from the coding sequence ATGCCGAAGCAGAAGACCCACTCCGGCGCCAAGAAGCGCTTCAAGGTCACCGGCAGCGGAAAACTCATGAAGCAGCAGGCGAACCTTCGCCACAACTTCGAGGGCAAGCCCACCCGCCGCACCCGCCGCCTCTCGCAGGACCAGGTCCTCGCCAAGGGCGACGCGAAGGTCGCGAAGAAGCTTCTCGGCCGCTGA
- the infC gene encoding translation initiation factor IF-3 has product MPEVRLVGPNGEQVGIVRIEVAQRLAQEADLDLVEVAPNSRPPVVKIMDYGKYKYEAAQKAKEARRNQANTVLKEVRFRLKIEAHDYITKLKRAEGFLKAGDKVKAMILFRGREQSRPEQGVRLLRKFAEDVAEFGTVESNPTIDGRNMVMVIAPHKNKSEAKAEQNAQRAANREAARSARTGAGDAPAETEAAGES; this is encoded by the coding sequence GTGCCCGAGGTCCGACTCGTCGGACCCAACGGCGAGCAGGTCGGCATCGTCCGCATCGAGGTTGCGCAGCGTCTGGCTCAGGAGGCGGATCTCGACCTGGTCGAGGTCGCCCCGAACTCGAGGCCTCCCGTGGTCAAGATCATGGACTACGGCAAGTACAAGTACGAGGCCGCGCAGAAGGCAAAGGAAGCGCGTCGCAACCAGGCGAACACGGTCCTCAAGGAGGTCCGCTTCCGTCTGAAGATCGAAGCGCACGACTACATCACGAAGCTCAAGCGCGCCGAGGGCTTCCTGAAGGCCGGCGACAAGGTCAAGGCGATGATCCTGTTCCGCGGTCGCGAGCAGTCGCGTCCCGAGCAGGGTGTGCGCCTGCTGCGCAAGTTCGCCGAAGACGTGGCCGAGTTCGGCACGGTCGAGTCCAACCCGACCATCGACGGCCGCAACATGGTGATGGTGATCGCCCCGCACAAGAACAAGTCCGAGGCGAAGGCGGAGCAGAACGCGCAGCGCGCGGCGAACCGCGAGGCGGCCCGTTCGGCCCGCACCGGCGCCGGCGATGCGCCCGCCGAGACCGAGGCGGCCGGCGAGAGCTAG
- a CDS encoding DUF1844 domain-containing protein gives MSTIPDTGDSARPTEQSTDAERLSRWEEQERVAASATRDIADVPAVEVITTTAVHLMSAAAVKVGLADDPASQLDLDEARKLINALAGLITAGAPEISDMHARSLRDGLRSLQLAFREASVIPDPIGKGPGEKWTGPVT, from the coding sequence GTGAGCACGATTCCGGATACCGGCGACAGCGCCCGACCGACCGAACAGAGCACCGACGCCGAGCGGCTCTCGCGCTGGGAGGAGCAGGAGCGGGTCGCGGCATCCGCCACCCGCGACATCGCGGACGTGCCGGCCGTCGAGGTCATCACGACGACAGCCGTGCACCTCATGAGCGCGGCCGCCGTGAAGGTCGGCCTCGCCGACGACCCCGCGTCGCAGCTCGACCTCGACGAGGCCCGCAAGCTCATCAACGCCCTCGCGGGCCTCATCACCGCCGGCGCGCCCGAGATCAGCGACATGCACGCGCGTTCGCTGCGCGACGGGCTCCGGTCGCTCCAGCTCGCGTTCCGCGAGGCATCCGTCATCCCCGACCCGATCGGCAAGGGCCCCGGCGAGAAGTGGACCGGCCCCGTCACCTAG
- a CDS encoding pyridoxal phosphate-dependent decarboxylase family protein, giving the protein MGDIHDERRDALEAAHRHALEWLGSVAERPVRPEIDVDGVQERLGRDLPAEGLPAREVVDELAAAAGDGLMAMGSPRFFGFVIGGAYPAALGADWLVSAWDQNNGSRQTTPAVAAVEEVAASWLLELLGLPAESGVGFVTGGTMANFSCVIAARDAVLRAKGFDIATGGLQAAPRVRFLAGDQVHTSMVLAGRLAGLGPPQTVGADDQGRIDLDGLERALAEDPDAATIVALQAGDVHSGAFDDFVRAIEVAHAAGAWVHVDGAFGLWAAASPRFAHLVRGLAGADSWATDAHKTLNVPYDCGVAIVRDEAAMTAALGAHAAYLPAVASISDPYDRTPELSRRARGVTVWAALRSLGRSGVRRLVEGLADAASALADGFRAIPGLEVLNDVVFTQVCLAARDDETTAALGEWLRAEGTIWASSSTWRGRTVVRFAVSNFATDAEAVRRTVDAVGRGLAAVTAR; this is encoded by the coding sequence ATGGGGGACATCCACGACGAGCGCCGCGACGCGCTCGAGGCCGCGCACCGTCACGCGCTGGAGTGGCTCGGATCGGTGGCGGAGCGGCCGGTGCGCCCCGAGATCGACGTCGACGGCGTGCAGGAGAGGCTCGGGCGGGACCTGCCCGCCGAAGGTCTTCCCGCGCGGGAAGTCGTCGACGAGCTCGCGGCCGCGGCCGGCGACGGACTCATGGCGATGGGCTCGCCGCGGTTCTTCGGCTTCGTGATCGGCGGCGCGTATCCCGCGGCACTCGGGGCGGACTGGCTGGTGTCGGCGTGGGACCAGAACAACGGCTCGCGCCAGACGACACCTGCCGTCGCGGCCGTCGAGGAGGTCGCCGCGTCGTGGCTCCTCGAGCTGCTCGGGCTACCCGCCGAGAGTGGTGTCGGCTTCGTCACGGGCGGCACGATGGCGAACTTCTCGTGCGTCATCGCGGCGCGCGACGCGGTGCTGCGCGCGAAGGGCTTCGACATCGCGACGGGCGGACTGCAGGCGGCGCCGCGCGTGCGGTTCCTCGCGGGCGACCAGGTGCACACCTCGATGGTGCTCGCCGGGCGCCTCGCGGGCCTCGGTCCGCCTCAGACCGTGGGCGCCGACGACCAGGGGCGCATCGACCTCGACGGGCTCGAGCGGGCGCTCGCGGAGGATCCGGATGCCGCGACCATCGTCGCGCTGCAGGCGGGCGACGTGCACTCCGGCGCGTTCGACGACTTCGTCCGTGCGATCGAGGTCGCGCACGCCGCCGGGGCGTGGGTGCACGTCGACGGCGCGTTCGGGCTGTGGGCCGCGGCCAGCCCGCGCTTCGCCCACCTCGTGCGCGGACTCGCGGGGGCGGACTCGTGGGCGACGGACGCGCACAAGACGCTCAACGTGCCGTACGACTGCGGTGTCGCGATCGTGCGCGACGAGGCCGCGATGACGGCGGCGCTCGGCGCGCACGCCGCGTACCTCCCGGCGGTGGCGAGCATCTCCGACCCCTACGACCGCACCCCTGAGCTCTCCCGCCGCGCGCGCGGCGTCACGGTGTGGGCGGCACTGCGGTCGCTCGGGCGCAGCGGCGTGCGCCGGCTCGTCGAAGGGCTGGCGGATGCGGCATCCGCCCTCGCGGACGGATTCCGGGCGATCCCGGGCCTCGAGGTCCTCAACGACGTCGTCTTCACGCAAGTGTGCCTCGCCGCACGCGACGACGAGACGACCGCCGCACTGGGGGAGTGGCTGCGCGCGGAGGGGACGATCTGGGCGTCGTCGTCGACGTGGCGCGGACGCACGGTCGTGCGGTTCGCCGTGAGCAACTTCGCCACCGACGCGGAGGCCGTGCGGCGCACGGTCGACGCCGTCGGGCGGGGCCTCGCGGCCGTCACGGCTAGGTGA
- a CDS encoding SseB family protein, with product MSPAADHAHDGDDPRGGDHRHGGDHRHGGDHRHAGDHAHGGQDPHGSAADSAGVPWQGRSFQPNPHSGDDGSADPALLAALVAFREGSGDQVAIVDAFRSARLLIPLIAEKGDEGVGPTGLTVDKTQELSIVTVAAPDGRRVLPVFTSVGTMSRWDASARPVPADGVRVALAASADDTDLVVIDPGSETEFVIRRPAVWAIAQGQPWEPAFTSPEVYTALQASIAGELAVIDLSVQPGDPTGRLRGQELIVRLHLMAGLTQEELDAVLQRLAKRWAADDRIAVLVDSLTVKLVRSS from the coding sequence ATGTCGCCGGCGGCTGATCACGCCCACGACGGCGACGACCCCCGCGGCGGCGACCACCGCCACGGCGGCGACCACCGCCACGGCGGCGACCACCGCCACGCGGGCGACCACGCCCACGGAGGCCAGGACCCGCACGGCAGCGCCGCCGACTCGGCCGGGGTTCCCTGGCAGGGTCGCAGCTTCCAGCCCAACCCGCACTCAGGGGACGACGGCTCCGCCGATCCCGCGCTGCTCGCGGCGCTCGTGGCCTTTCGCGAAGGGTCGGGCGACCAGGTCGCGATCGTCGACGCGTTCCGCAGCGCGCGGCTGCTGATCCCGCTCATCGCCGAGAAGGGCGACGAGGGCGTCGGGCCCACCGGGCTGACCGTCGACAAGACGCAGGAGCTGTCGATCGTGACGGTCGCAGCCCCTGACGGGCGCCGTGTGCTCCCCGTGTTCACGTCGGTCGGGACGATGTCGCGGTGGGACGCGTCGGCGCGCCCCGTGCCCGCCGACGGCGTGCGTGTCGCCCTCGCGGCATCCGCCGACGACACCGACCTCGTCGTGATCGATCCCGGCTCCGAGACCGAGTTCGTCATCCGCCGCCCCGCGGTGTGGGCGATCGCGCAGGGACAGCCGTGGGAGCCGGCGTTCACCTCGCCCGAGGTGTACACAGCGCTCCAGGCGAGCATCGCGGGCGAGCTCGCGGTGATCGATCTGTCGGTGCAGCCCGGCGACCCGACCGGACGCCTGCGCGGACAGGAGCTCATCGTGCGCCTGCACCTCATGGCCGGGCTCACGCAGGAAGAGCTCGACGCCGTCCTGCAGCGCCTCGCGAAGCGCTGGGCCGCTGACGACCGCATCGCGGTGCTCGTCGACTCGCTCACGGTCAAGCTCGTCCGCTCCTCCTGA
- the priA gene encoding bifunctional 1-(5-phosphoribosyl)-5-((5-phosphoribosylamino)methylideneamino)imidazole-4-carboxamide isomerase/phosphoribosylanthranilate isomerase PriA gives MNDFASTPELILLPAVDVADGKAVRLTQGEAGTESSFGDPVDAAEQWARQGAKWIHLVDLDAAFGRGSNSSVLRKVIRQVKGVQVELSGGIRDDRSLETALEIGAARINLGTAALENPEWAADVISRYGDVVAVGLDVRGTTLAARGWTREGGDLWTVLKRLEEAGCSRYVVTDVTKDGTLRGPNLDLLREITSRTPKPIVASGGVSSLDDIAALRELVPLGVEGAIVGKALYTGAFTLTEALDVAGG, from the coding sequence ATGAACGATTTCGCGTCAACGCCCGAACTGATCCTGCTTCCCGCCGTCGACGTCGCCGACGGCAAGGCGGTGCGACTGACGCAAGGGGAGGCCGGCACCGAGTCGAGCTTCGGCGACCCCGTCGACGCCGCCGAGCAGTGGGCTCGCCAGGGTGCGAAGTGGATCCACCTCGTCGACCTCGACGCGGCGTTCGGCCGCGGCAGCAACTCGAGCGTCCTGCGCAAAGTCATCCGCCAGGTCAAGGGCGTGCAGGTCGAGCTCTCGGGCGGCATCCGTGACGACCGCTCGCTCGAGACCGCGCTCGAGATCGGCGCCGCGCGCATCAACCTCGGAACCGCCGCCCTGGAGAACCCCGAGTGGGCGGCCGACGTCATCAGCCGCTACGGCGACGTCGTCGCGGTCGGCCTCGACGTGCGGGGCACGACGCTCGCAGCGCGCGGCTGGACGCGCGAGGGCGGCGATCTGTGGACCGTGCTCAAGCGTCTCGAGGAGGCCGGCTGCAGCCGCTATGTCGTGACGGATGTCACGAAGGACGGCACGCTGCGCGGACCGAACCTCGACCTCCTGCGCGAGATCACCTCGCGCACCCCCAAGCCCATCGTCGCGTCGGGCGGGGTCTCGAGCCTCGACGACATCGCGGCCCTGCGCGAGCTCGTGCCGCTCGGCGTCGAGGGCGCTATCGTCGGGAAGGCCCTGTACACGGGCGCCTTCACCCTCACCGAGGCGCTGGATGTCGCCGGCGGCTGA
- the hisH gene encoding imidazole glycerol phosphate synthase subunit HisH: MTDRPLVAVLDYGSGNVHSAVKALQAAGADARLTSDRGVILDADGLVVPGVGAFRAVMDALRAQRGDELIGRRLAGGRPVLGICVGMQVLFEHGVERGADTEGMGEWPGAVTELDAPVLPHMGWDTVEAGEGTRLFRGIENERFYFVHSFGAQHWSMEPQAPFPQPILTWCSYGRQPFLAAVENGPLSATQFHPEKSGAAGIRLLSNWIGGLGGRSL, from the coding sequence GTGACCGACCGACCCCTGGTCGCGGTCCTCGATTACGGCTCGGGCAATGTCCACTCCGCCGTGAAGGCATTGCAGGCGGCGGGGGCGGATGCCCGGCTGACGTCCGACCGCGGCGTCATCCTCGACGCCGACGGGCTCGTCGTGCCCGGCGTCGGTGCGTTCCGCGCGGTGATGGACGCGCTCCGCGCGCAGCGCGGCGATGAGCTCATCGGCCGTCGCCTCGCGGGCGGGCGTCCCGTGCTCGGCATCTGCGTCGGCATGCAAGTGCTGTTCGAGCACGGCGTCGAGCGCGGCGCCGACACCGAGGGCATGGGCGAGTGGCCGGGCGCCGTGACCGAGCTCGACGCACCGGTGCTTCCGCACATGGGCTGGGACACGGTCGAGGCCGGCGAGGGCACGCGGCTGTTCCGCGGCATCGAGAACGAGCGGTTCTACTTCGTCCACTCCTTCGGCGCACAGCACTGGTCGATGGAGCCGCAGGCGCCCTTCCCGCAGCCCATCCTCACGTGGTGCTCGTACGGGCGGCAGCCGTTCCTCGCCGCGGTCGAGAACGGGCCGCTGTCGGCGACGCAGTTCCACCCCGAGAAGTCGGGGGCAGCAGGCATCCGTCTCCTCTCCAATTGGATCGGCGGGCTGGGCGGGCGTAGCCTTTGA
- the hisB gene encoding imidazoleglycerol-phosphate dehydratase HisB, translated as MTGAANRTASLRRATSESTVELELDLDGTGRSRIDTTVPFFDHMLTAFAKHSLTDLTVRASGDTEIDVHHTVEDVSIVLGQAIRQALGDKSGIARYGDALVPLDEALAQAVVDISGRPYLVHAGEPAGFELHLIGGHFTGSLVRHAFEAIAFNAALTVHVTVLGGRDPHHIAEAEFKAFARAFRQAKALDPSVEGIPSTKGAL; from the coding sequence ATGACCGGCGCAGCAAACCGCACCGCCTCGCTGCGTCGCGCGACGAGCGAATCGACCGTCGAGCTCGAGCTCGACCTCGACGGCACCGGCCGCAGCCGCATCGACACGACCGTCCCGTTCTTCGACCACATGCTGACGGCGTTCGCCAAGCACTCGCTCACCGACCTCACCGTGCGCGCCTCGGGCGACACCGAGATCGACGTGCACCACACCGTCGAGGACGTATCGATCGTGCTCGGCCAGGCGATCCGGCAGGCGCTCGGCGACAAGTCCGGGATCGCCCGGTACGGCGACGCTCTCGTGCCGCTCGACGAGGCTCTCGCGCAGGCCGTGGTCGACATCAGCGGCCGCCCGTACCTCGTCCACGCCGGCGAGCCGGCGGGCTTCGAGCTCCACCTCATCGGCGGCCACTTCACGGGCTCGCTCGTGCGTCACGCGTTCGAGGCGATCGCGTTCAACGCGGCACTCACCGTCCATGTGACGGTGCTCGGCGGGCGCGACCCGCACCACATCGCCGAAGCCGAGTTCAAGGCGTTCGCGCGGGCATTCCGCCAGGCCAAGGCGCTCGACCCGAGCGTGGAGGGTATTCCGAGCACGAAGGGCGCGCTGTGA